A genomic stretch from Sulfurimonas sediminis includes:
- the soxZ gene encoding thiosulfate oxidation carrier complex protein SoxZ — MAGIKVKAKLKGGVVKVKAMVKHPMMTYNMAEKKTGSRDNANFVTHLTATVNGETVLDMSTSQFLSKNPIFKFQFKGIGKKGDKVEMLAVDLKGKTYKGKGKIK; from the coding sequence ATGGCTGGAATTAAAGTAAAAGCAAAATTAAAAGGCGGTGTTGTTAAAGTTAAAGCAATGGTAAAACACCCAATGATGACTTACAATATGGCAGAAAAGAAAACAGGGAGCAGAGATAATGCAAACTTTGTTACTCATTTAACTGCTACAGTCAACGGCGAGACTGTTTTAGATATGTCTACTTCACAGTTCTTATCGAAAAACCCTATTTTCAAATTTCAATTTAAAGGAATTGGTAAAAAAGGTGATAAGGTTGAAATGTTAGCAGTTGACCTTAAAGGTAAAACTTACAAAGGCAAAGGTAAAATTAAATAA
- a CDS encoding MOSC domain-containing protein, translated as MKKNLQGKVLKLFITKNDTDKTRISTSHIDADEYGILNDKFYNKNVQRAILITSIQSYNMASETNINLSDGALGENILIDINPYHLNAGDTFVIGDTTLEITQNCTLCKGLSIINPKLPKLLKNDRGIFAKIISGPCVIKVGDTVSI; from the coding sequence ATGAAGAAAAACCTGCAAGGTAAAGTTCTGAAATTATTCATCACAAAAAATGATACTGATAAAACAAGAATAAGCACCTCTCATATAGATGCCGACGAATACGGAATTCTAAATGATAAATTTTACAATAAAAATGTTCAAAGAGCTATTTTAATTACCTCTATCCAAAGCTACAATATGGCATCTGAGACAAATATAAACCTTTCAGACGGAGCACTGGGCGAAAATATTTTAATTGATATCAACCCCTACCATTTAAATGCAGGGGACACCTTTGTAATAGGTGATACCACATTGGAAATAACACAAAACTGCACGCTATGTAAAGGTTTGTCCATCATAAATCCAAAGTTACCTAAACTGCTAAAAAACGACAGAGGTATATTTGCAAAAATAATAAGTGGTCCTTGCGTAATTAAAGTCGGAGATACAGTAAGTATTTGA